From Phragmites australis chromosome 5, lpPhrAust1.1, whole genome shotgun sequence, a single genomic window includes:
- the LOC133918693 gene encoding protein VERNALIZATION 3-like, which translates to MWRKAPAVTLARVIGDILDPFYSSVDLMVLFNGMPIVSGVELRSPMVSDRPRVEIGGDDYRVVYTLVMVDPDAPNPSNPTLREYLHWMVTDFPASTDATYGREVMCYEAPAPATGIHRMVLVLFRQLGRETVYAPSMRHNFNTRGFALRYSLGEPVAAMYFNCQRQSGSGGRRFT; encoded by the exons CTCGTGTCATAGGAGATATCTTGGACCCTTTCTACAGCTCCGTCGATCTGATGGTCCTGTTCAATGGTATGCCCATTGTCAGCGGCGTGGAATTGCGCTCTCCGATGGTCTCTGATAGGCCGAGGGTTGAGATTGGAGGAGATGATTACCGAGTTGTATATACCTTG GTGATGGTTGATCCTGATGCTCCAAACCCAAGCAATCCAACCTTGAGGGAGTACCTGCACTG GATGGTAACTGACTTCCCGGCATCAACTGACGCGACTTACG GCCGTGAGGTGATGTGCTACGAGGCCCCTGCCCCGGCGACGGGCATCCACCGCATGGTGCTGGTGCTGTTCCGGCAGCTCGGCCGGGAGACGGTGTATGCGCCGTCGATGCGCCACAACTTCAACACCCGCGGCTTCGCCCTCCGGTATAGCCTCGGCGAGCCCGTCGCCGCCATGTACTTCAACTGCCAGCGCCAGAGcggctccggcggccggaggtTCACCTGA